In a genomic window of Sphingomonas koreensis:
- a CDS encoding YbaN family protein, which translates to MRRHLYLAAGFVSLGLAVIGAILPVMPTTVFVILAAWCFARSSPRLERKLLDHPKFGPHIVRWREKGAISRGGKKAATVAFAASIALTMIFSPMPWPLVTIAAAVTVGGWIWTRPET; encoded by the coding sequence GTGCGGCGGCACCTCTACCTCGCTGCGGGCTTTGTCAGCCTTGGCCTTGCGGTGATCGGTGCGATCCTGCCGGTGATGCCGACCACGGTGTTCGTGATCCTGGCCGCCTGGTGTTTCGCGCGCAGCTCGCCCCGGCTCGAGCGCAAGCTCCTCGACCATCCGAAGTTCGGTCCGCATATCGTGCGCTGGCGGGAAAAGGGGGCGATCAGCCGCGGGGGGAAGAAGGCTGCGACGGTGGCGTTCGCGGCGAGTATCGCGCTGACGATGATCTTCTCGCCCATGCCCTGGCCGCTGGTGACGATCGCCGCGGCCGTCACGGTCGGCGGGTGGATCTGGACACGACCTGAAACTTAG
- a CDS encoding ArsR/SmtB family transcription factor, translating into MQDGPSISRVAALIGDPARANMLVALMDGRALTVSELAQCAGVALPTASGHLARLSDAGLVVPARQGRHRYFRLDDGDVAAAIELLMGIAERTGAKPVRPGPRDAAMREARVCYDHLAGDRAVRLAERFVADGLVTAGDMPQITASGRLRLDTLGVALTAHGRRPECRTCLDWSERRNHLAGMLGAAILQHVLAQGWARRGPGRVIAFDAAGAAAFDRAFGL; encoded by the coding sequence ATGCAGGACGGCCCCTCCATATCGCGCGTCGCGGCGCTGATCGGCGATCCGGCGCGCGCGAACATGCTGGTCGCGCTGATGGATGGGCGAGCGCTGACGGTGAGCGAGCTTGCGCAATGCGCCGGCGTCGCGCTGCCGACGGCTTCGGGGCATCTGGCACGGCTGAGCGACGCCGGGCTGGTCGTCCCGGCGCGGCAGGGACGCCACCGCTACTTCCGGCTCGACGACGGGGATGTCGCCGCGGCGATCGAGCTGCTGATGGGGATCGCCGAACGGACCGGCGCCAAGCCCGTGCGCCCGGGCCCGCGCGATGCGGCGATGCGCGAGGCACGGGTCTGCTACGATCATCTCGCCGGCGACCGTGCGGTCCGGCTGGCGGAGCGCTTCGTGGCCGACGGCTTGGTGACGGCAGGCGACATGCCGCAGATCACCGCGTCCGGCCGTCTCCGGCTCGACACGCTCGGGGTGGCGCTGACGGCGCACGGGCGGCGGCCCGAGTGCCGGACCTGTCTCGACTGGAGCGAGCGGCGCAACCATCTCGCCGGTATGCTCGGCGCAGCGATCCTTCAGCATGTGCTGGCCCAGGGCTGGGCGAGGCGGGGGCCGGGGCGGGTGATCGCGTTCGATGCCGCCGGCGCCGCCGCGTTCGACCGGGCGTTCGGCCTCTAG